AAGGGGCTGGACTTCCCGAATGTCACGCTGGTGGGCATGGTGGATGCCGACATCGCACTGCACGTGCCGGACTTTCGTGCGGCCGAGCGGACCTTCCAGCTGCTCGTGCAGGTGGCCGGGCGTGCCGGGCGCGGCGACAAGGCCGGGGAGGTCATCGTGCAGACCTTTATGCCGCATAGCCCGCCCATCCAGTACGCGCGGCGTTCGGACTTTGAGGGCTTCCTCGAGGAGGAGCTGGAGCAGCGCCGGGAGTTTCACTACCCGCCGTTTCGGCATCTGGTGCGGCACCTGTTTCGGGGGCGCAACCCGGAAAAGGTCGGCTTCTTTGCCGAGCAGTGGTCCCGCCGCCTGGAGGAGCATCTGGAGAAGCTTGATCACAACGTGGAGATTCGCGGGCCGGTCGCCGCGCCGCTGGAGAAGGTCAAGGACACCTACCGCTTCCACCTGTGGTACTTCGTGGGCAACGTCTCGAAAATCCTCCCCGACATCGTCGCGCTGAGGAAAGACTTTCCTATGGACGAAGATATCGTCGATGTGCTCGACGTGGACCCGGTGGATCTGGTCTAGGCAGGACATAGTCCTGCACCTGTGATCCTTTGGATCACTCTGGCATTTTCAGGAGAAAATGCCATGAAGCGTGGCAACGAGCTCACAAGTATCAATGGTGAGCCCCAGATTTGATGTCCTGCTCATTTTCGTAATCGCTTACACGATGCGCAGCATCGAAAGTGCAGGGTCCGGCTGGACCAGCAATCAGCCTGCCGCGGGTGCGGGGCGCGTAGCCCCGCAAAAGCTCACGCCTGGTCCAGTCGCTCGCGGACCTCGGACTGGCTGAGGCCGTCGATCTGGAAAACCTTACTCGGGCTGGTGTCGCCGGAGAGCAGGTGTATCGAGGATTCGGATACGTCTAGCCACTTGGCCAGCAGCTTGGTCACAGCCTTGTTGGCCTTACCGCGTTCGGGTGGGGCCTGCGTCTTTATCTTGAAGGCCTCGCCCAGCCAGCCTGCCGCGGCATCGCGGGAGGAGGAGGGGACGACCTTTACGGCCAGGCGGCTGGATGGCGCAGGGGAGGGCACGGGATCAGTCGAGCCCGAAGGTTGCCTTCAGACCGGCGGCGAGCTCCTTGCGCTCCTCGGGGGTGAGCTTGGCTTCGGGGTGCATGGGCAGGTAGCTTTCGAGGGGCATCCAGCCCTCCTCGACAGCTTCGGCAGATTCATCGACGCCGTGCCCGTAGTTTTTCTCGTTGATGTTAAAGTCTGAGCGACCCTCCTCGACATGGTGGGCGATCCAGGCAGAGACGGGGTAGATCTTCGCGTACCAGGGCCAGACGGTTTCGTTACTGTGGCAGTCGGCGCAGGCACGGGTGAAAAGCTCTTTGGTGCGGGGGGAGTTCCAGTTCGGTTCGTTTTCGACCGGGGGATTTGTCTTATTGACGGGGATAAACTGGATGCCGATGAAAACGAGAACGACGACGAAGAATAGATTACGCAGGGCCTTTTTCATGGAGAACATTGTCCAGCTCAGGGGCATTTAGGCAAGAACGGGTTACCTGTTCGGGGAAAATAAGTCGTTGATTGAGACTGTGTTTCAAAACAAAGCGCTCGGCGCGAGGCGTTTTTAAGTCTGTGTTTTCAGGGGGCGCAGCGTGTTTTTACCGTTGCCAAACGGGCGGTGGCGGCATGCTTTGGAGCGCTATGTTTCAGACTCTGCCCGGTTTTCGTGAGTTTTACCCGGAGGATTGCGCGATCCGCAATTACATCTTTGGCGTGTGGCGTGAGACGGCGCTGCGCTTCGCCTTCCAGGAGTTCGACGGCCCGCTGCTGGAGCCGCTGGAGCTGATCACGGCCAAGAGCGGCGACGAGATCGTCAGCCAGCTCTTTAACTTTGAGGACAAGGGCGGGCGTGCGGTGACCCTGCGCCCCGAGCTGACCCCGACGCTGGCCCGACTGGTCGGCGCCAAGGCCGGCAGCATCAAGCGTCCGGTCAAGTGGTTCGGGATCGCCGAGAATTTCCGCTACGAAAAGCCTCAGAAGGGCCGGCTGCGCTCGCACTACCAGCTCAACGCCGACATCCTGGGTGAGTCTTC
This genomic interval from Ruficoccus sp. ZRK36 contains the following:
- a CDS encoding DUF167 domain-containing protein, whose translation is MPSPAPSSRLAVKVVPSSSRDAAAGWLGEAFKIKTQAPPERGKANKAVTKLLAKWLDVSESSIHLLSGDTSPSKVFQIDGLSQSEVRERLDQA
- a CDS encoding heme-binding domain-containing protein, whose translation is MPLSWTMFSMKKALRNLFFVVVLVFIGIQFIPVNKTNPPVENEPNWNSPRTKELFTRACADCHSNETVWPWYAKIYPVSAWIAHHVEEGRSDFNINEKNYGHGVDESAEAVEEGWMPLESYLPMHPEAKLTPEERKELAAGLKATFGLD